One genomic window of Devosia salina includes the following:
- a CDS encoding TRAP transporter large permease, with protein MDPVLLGEILSAVMFFGVIGVLMLGFPVAFSLAGTALIFGLVGWWLGVYDPSNYGSLAGRYIGLMTNEVLVAVPLFIFMGVILERSGIAEQLLLTMGKLFGNLRGGLGLSVIVVGALLAASTGVVGATVVTMGLISLPAMLRAGYDPKLATGVICASGTLGQIIPPSTVLIFMGDMLSGINAQVQMEKGNFAPEPVSVGALFAGAILPGLLLVGLYAAFMVFKAFTDPKSCPATPVPADEKQHLMREVLVALVPPLLLIVAVLGSILGGVATPTEAASVGSVGAMLLALIRRRIDFAILRQAVISTATITSMVFIILFGAAVFSIVFRMMGGDNLVHEFLSSMPGGAIGAMIIVMLIMFLLGFILDTFEIIFIVIPITAPVLLALDINPIWLGVMVGVNLQTSFLTPPFGFALFYLRGVAPGNVSTGAIYRGAVPFVILQLIGIAILFAFPQLITWLPEMLYQ; from the coding sequence ATGGATCCCGTATTGCTTGGCGAGATCCTCTCCGCCGTCATGTTCTTCGGCGTCATCGGCGTGCTCATGCTGGGCTTCCCGGTGGCCTTTTCCCTGGCTGGTACCGCGCTCATTTTCGGCCTCGTGGGCTGGTGGCTGGGCGTCTATGACCCCTCCAATTACGGCTCGCTGGCCGGGCGCTATATCGGCCTGATGACCAATGAAGTGCTGGTGGCCGTGCCGCTCTTCATCTTCATGGGCGTCATTCTCGAGCGCTCCGGCATTGCCGAGCAGCTCCTGCTGACCATGGGCAAGCTCTTCGGCAATCTGCGCGGCGGCCTGGGCCTGTCCGTCATCGTCGTGGGCGCCCTGCTGGCCGCCTCCACCGGCGTGGTCGGGGCCACCGTGGTGACCATGGGCCTCATCTCCCTGCCCGCCATGCTGCGGGCCGGCTACGATCCCAAGCTCGCCACCGGCGTCATCTGCGCCTCGGGCACCCTGGGCCAGATCATCCCGCCCTCCACGGTCCTGATCTTCATGGGCGACATGCTCTCGGGCATCAACGCCCAGGTGCAGATGGAAAAGGGCAATTTCGCCCCCGAACCGGTTTCGGTCGGTGCGCTCTTTGCCGGTGCCATCCTTCCAGGCCTGCTGCTGGTCGGGCTTTATGCCGCCTTCATGGTCTTCAAGGCCTTCACCGACCCCAAATCCTGTCCGGCCACACCGGTCCCGGCGGACGAGAAGCAGCATCTGATGCGCGAGGTCCTGGTTGCCCTGGTCCCGCCACTGCTGCTCATCGTCGCCGTGCTCGGCTCGATTCTGGGGGGCGTTGCAACTCCCACCGAGGCGGCCTCCGTCGGCTCGGTCGGCGCCATGCTGCTGGCCCTGATCCGCCGTCGCATCGACTTCGCCATCCTGCGCCAGGCCGTCATCTCCACCGCAACCATCACCTCGATGGTCTTCATCATCCTGTTCGGCGCGGCGGTGTTCTCCATCGTCTTCCGCATGATGGGCGGCGACAACCTGGTGCACGAATTCCTCTCGTCCATGCCGGGCGGGGCCATCGGCGCCATGATCATCGTCATGCTGATCATGTTCCTCCTGGGCTTCATCCTCGACACCTTCGAGATCATCTTCATCGTCATCCCGATCACCGCCCCGGTGCTGCTGGCGCTCGACATCAACCCGATCTGGCTCGGCGTCATGGTCGGCGTGAACCTGCAGACCAGCTTCCTGACGCCGCCCTTCGGCTTCGCGCTGTTCTATTTGCGCGGCGTCGCCCCCGGCAATGTCTCCACCGGCGCCATCTATCGCGGCGCCGTCCCATTCGTGATCCTGCAGCTGATCGGCATCGCCATCCTCTTCGCCTTCCCGCAGCTCATCACCTGGCTACCGGAAATGCTCTACCAATAG
- a CDS encoding ABC-F family ATP-binding cassette domain-containing protein: MIRLENISKQNGKQIVFIEASASLQKGEKIGLVGPNGAGKTTLFRMITGEEPPDEGQVSVDRGVSIGYFSQDVGDMEGRPVVSEVMNGAGPVSELMAEMAVLEADMADPDKADQMDAIIERYGEVQGRFQELDGYSLDGRAREVLAGLGFSPEMMDGDVGALSGGWKMRVALARILLMKPDVLLLDEPSNHLDLESLIWLENFLGGYSGALLMTSHDRAFMNRIVNKIIEIDAGTLTSYTGDYEFYQGQREIADRNQQAQFERQQAMLAKEIAFIERFKARASHAAQVQSRVKKLDKIDRVEPPKRRQVVAFEFRPAPRSGEDIVRIEGVRKAYGSRSIYDGLDFHVRRRERWCILGVNGAGKSTLLKLVAGTAEPDAGSVSRGPSVKLGYFAQHAMDVIDGDMTIFQTLEAAFPQAGQAPLRALAGCFGFSGDDIEKKCRVLSGGEKARLAMALILFDPPNFLVLDEPTNHLDIQTKQMLIEALSNFEGTMLFVSHDRHFLAALSNRVLELTPEGPHAYGGGYTEYVQATGQEAPGLRN, from the coding sequence ATGATCCGTCTCGAAAACATCTCCAAGCAGAACGGCAAGCAGATTGTCTTCATCGAGGCGTCGGCGTCCCTGCAGAAGGGCGAGAAGATCGGGCTTGTGGGGCCGAACGGGGCAGGCAAGACGACGCTGTTTCGCATGATCACCGGCGAGGAGCCGCCCGATGAGGGGCAGGTCTCGGTCGATCGCGGCGTCTCGATCGGCTATTTCAGCCAGGATGTGGGCGACATGGAAGGCCGCCCGGTGGTCAGCGAAGTGATGAACGGGGCCGGGCCGGTCAGCGAGCTGATGGCCGAAATGGCGGTGCTGGAGGCCGACATGGCCGACCCCGACAAGGCCGACCAGATGGACGCCATCATCGAGCGCTATGGCGAGGTGCAGGGGCGGTTCCAGGAGCTGGACGGTTATTCGCTGGACGGGCGCGCGCGCGAAGTGCTGGCGGGGCTCGGTTTTTCACCCGAGATGATGGACGGCGATGTGGGGGCGCTGTCGGGCGGCTGGAAGATGCGGGTGGCGCTGGCGCGCATCCTGCTGATGAAGCCCGACGTGCTGCTGCTGGACGAGCCGAGCAACCATCTGGACCTGGAAAGCCTGATCTGGCTGGAAAACTTCCTCGGCGGCTATAGCGGGGCGCTGCTGATGACCTCGCATGACCGCGCCTTCATGAACCGCATCGTCAACAAGATCATCGAGATCGATGCGGGCACGCTGACCAGCTATACCGGCGACTACGAGTTCTATCAGGGCCAGCGCGAGATTGCCGACCGCAACCAGCAGGCGCAGTTCGAGCGGCAGCAGGCCATGCTGGCCAAGGAAATCGCCTTCATCGAGCGCTTCAAGGCCCGCGCCAGTCACGCCGCGCAGGTGCAGAGCCGGGTGAAGAAACTCGACAAGATCGACCGCGTCGAGCCGCCCAAGCGGCGGCAGGTGGTGGCGTTCGAATTCCGCCCGGCGCCGCGTTCGGGCGAGGACATTGTCCGCATCGAGGGCGTCAGGAAGGCTTACGGCAGCCGGTCCATCTATGACGGGCTCGACTTCCATGTGCGGCGGCGCGAGCGCTGGTGCATATTGGGCGTCAATGGCGCGGGCAAGTCGACCCTGCTCAAACTCGTCGCCGGCACGGCTGAGCCGGATGCGGGGTCGGTGTCGCGCGGCCCGAGCGTGAAGCTCGGTTATTTCGCCCAGCACGCCATGGACGTCATCGATGGCGACATGACGATTTTCCAGACGCTGGAGGCGGCGTTTCCGCAGGCCGGGCAGGCGCCCCTGCGCGCCCTGGCGGGATGTTTCGGCTTTTCCGGCGACGATATCGAGAAGAAATGCCGGGTGCTTTCGGGCGGCGAGAAGGCGCGACTGGCCATGGCGCTGATCCTGTTCGATCCGCCCAATTTCCTGGTGCTGGACGAGCCGACCAACCATCTCGACATCCAGACCAAGCAGATGCTGATCGAGGCGCTCTCCAATTTCGAGGGCACCATGCTGTTCGTGAGCCACGACCGGCATTTCCTGGCCGCGCTCTCCAATCGCGTGCTGGAGCTGACGCCGGAAGGGCCGCATGCCTATGGTGGTGGCTACACCGAATATGTGCAGGCCACGGGGCAGGAAGCGCCGGGCCTCAGGAACTGA
- a CDS encoding TRAP transporter substrate-binding protein, with translation MKRREFFKQASVATIGAAAAATTLATPAIAQGNITWRMVTTWPKNFPGLGVGAQKLADRITKASGGRLTVQVFAAGEMVPGLQALDAVIDGSAEMSHGAAYYWQNKSQALSFFTGVPFGMTNRELGAWVRYLGGQEIWDKIYDQFGLQGFLSGDTGTQAGGWFKNELTGVADIQGLRFRTPGLGGQVWGKLGASVTNLAAGEIFAALQSGTLDAAEFVGPYNDLALGFHQVAKNYYFPSFVEPGLATEVVVDKAKFAELPEDLQEIVRIAAQASYDDVSSDMYANDPRALKALVDEHGVNVRQFPEEIIEAGAKASMELIGEIREGGDALTKETAESFISAFNLLRTRTEGTDMPFLVAREKYIKYE, from the coding sequence GTGAAAAGACGCGAATTCTTCAAGCAGGCTTCGGTTGCCACCATCGGCGCTGCCGCCGCCGCGACCACGCTCGCGACCCCGGCCATCGCCCAGGGCAACATCACCTGGCGCATGGTCACCACCTGGCCCAAGAACTTCCCGGGCCTGGGTGTCGGCGCACAGAAGCTTGCCGACCGCATCACCAAGGCCTCCGGCGGTCGCCTGACCGTGCAGGTTTTCGCCGCCGGCGAAATGGTGCCAGGCCTGCAGGCGCTGGATGCGGTGATCGACGGTTCGGCCGAAATGAGCCATGGCGCGGCCTATTACTGGCAGAACAAGAGCCAGGCGCTCTCCTTCTTCACCGGCGTGCCCTTCGGCATGACCAATCGCGAGCTGGGTGCCTGGGTGCGCTATCTCGGCGGCCAGGAAATCTGGGACAAGATCTATGACCAGTTCGGCCTGCAGGGGTTCCTGTCGGGCGATACCGGCACCCAGGCGGGTGGCTGGTTCAAGAACGAGCTGACCGGCGTGGCCGATATCCAGGGCCTGCGCTTCCGTACGCCGGGCCTGGGTGGCCAGGTCTGGGGCAAGCTGGGCGCTTCGGTGACCAACCTTGCCGCCGGCGAAATCTTCGCCGCGCTGCAGTCGGGCACGCTGGACGCCGCCGAATTCGTCGGTCCCTATAACGACCTGGCGCTGGGCTTCCACCAGGTTGCCAAGAACTACTACTTCCCCAGCTTCGTCGAGCCGGGCCTGGCCACCGAAGTGGTGGTCGACAAGGCCAAGTTCGCCGAACTGCCCGAAGACCTGCAGGAAATCGTCCGCATTGCCGCCCAGGCGTCCTATGACGACGTGTCCTCGGACATGTATGCCAATGATCCGCGCGCCCTCAAGGCGCTGGTCGACGAGCATGGCGTCAATGTGCGCCAGTTCCCCGAGGAGATCATCGAAGCCGGCGCCAAGGCGTCGATGGAGCTGATCGGGGAAATCCGCGAGGGCGGCGATGCGCTGACCAAGGAAACGGCGGAAAGCTTCATTTCGGCCTTCAACCTGCTGCGCACCCGCACCGAAGGCACCGACATGCCGTTCCTGGTGGCCCGCGAAAAGTACATCAAGTACGAATAA
- a CDS encoding sigma-70 family RNA polymerase sigma factor, whose protein sequence is MVDFLDELEANVPALRRYARALTRNIDRADDLVQDCLERAISRRGLFRPRGPLRPWLFTMLTNLYRNTLRAERRRGETIDVEALPDLGTPAPQPGYLALGELARAIETLPLDQKEALLLVTLEGLAYGEAADILQVPLGTLMSRLGRARATLRQMTGTAHEPHLRTVK, encoded by the coding sequence GTGGTCGATTTTCTTGATGAGCTCGAAGCCAATGTACCGGCCCTGCGCCGCTACGCGCGCGCGCTCACCCGCAATATCGACCGCGCCGACGATCTCGTGCAGGACTGCCTCGAACGGGCCATTTCCCGCCGCGGGCTGTTTCGTCCACGGGGCCCGCTGCGCCCCTGGCTCTTCACCATGCTGACCAATCTCTATCGCAATACGCTGCGCGCCGAGCGCCGCCGCGGCGAAACCATTGATGTCGAGGCACTGCCCGATCTGGGCACGCCGGCGCCGCAACCGGGATATCTGGCGCTCGGCGAACTCGCCCGCGCCATCGAGACCCTGCCGCTCGACCAGAAGGAGGCCCTGCTGCTGGTGACGCTCGAAGGCCTGGCCTATGGCGAGGCGGCCGACATTCTGCAAGTGCCGCTCGGCACGCTGATGAGCCGGCTGGGCCGCGCCCGGGCCACACTGCGCCAGATGACCGGCACGGCGCATGAACCCCATTTGAGGACCGTCAAATGA
- a CDS encoding anti-sigma factor family protein — translation MSEINRDHLMAYLDGQLEPDKRADVETHLAAHPELAAEIAQLQRQGDTIRTLFAPTMTEPVPTRLDPHRLAVMQSRRRWQGLARAAMVVGVLGIGMAAGWLLRPAADNPALYNRLIADAVSAHTVYVAENRHAVEVAGNDAEHLSSWLSNRLSTDLAMPDLATAGFSFLGGRLLPAPAIPGGRAAQLMYEDAAGQRVTLYITPANGVGGPDYDLVRLGDDNALYWANAAITCTIVGPQPAEALQALAKTVFPQLTPGPAPTAPIYREL, via the coding sequence ATGAGCGAGATCAACCGCGATCATCTGATGGCCTATCTCGACGGCCAGCTCGAGCCCGACAAGCGCGCCGATGTGGAGACGCATCTGGCGGCCCATCCCGAGCTGGCTGCCGAAATCGCCCAGCTGCAGCGGCAGGGCGACACCATCCGCACGCTCTTTGCGCCCACCATGACCGAACCGGTTCCCACGCGGCTCGATCCCCATCGGCTGGCTGTCATGCAGTCTCGCCGCCGCTGGCAGGGCCTGGCCCGCGCCGCCATGGTCGTGGGCGTGCTCGGGATCGGCATGGCGGCCGGCTGGCTGCTGCGTCCGGCCGCGGACAATCCGGCGCTGTACAATCGTCTGATCGCCGACGCGGTCAGCGCCCATACCGTCTATGTTGCCGAAAACCGCCACGCCGTGGAGGTGGCCGGCAATGATGCAGAGCATCTCTCGAGCTGGCTCTCCAACCGCCTCTCGACCGATCTGGCCATGCCCGATCTCGCCACAGCCGGTTTCAGCTTCCTCGGCGGGCGTCTTCTGCCCGCCCCGGCTATTCCCGGCGGTCGCGCGGCGCAGCTGATGTATGAAGACGCCGCCGGGCAGCGGGTGACGCTCTACATCACTCCAGCGAATGGCGTTGGCGGCCCCGATTACGACCTGGTGCGCCTGGGCGACGACAATGCCCTCTATTGGGCCAATGCCGCCATCACCTGCACCATTGTCGGCCCCCAACCGGCCGAAGCACTCCAGGCCCTGGCCAAGACGGTGTTCCCGCAATTGACCCCGGGGCCGGCCCCGACCGCCCCGATCTATCGCGAGCTCTGA
- a CDS encoding alpha-hydroxy acid oxidase → MTAIDKVLTVEDMKRLAHRRVPKMFFEYADSGSYTESTYRENESDFSKIKLNQKVAVNLEGRNLKVRMLGQEIAMPVAIAPAATGGMQTADGEIKAARAAEKFGIPFSLSTMSVCSIEDIAENTTAPFWFQLYVMRDRDFINRLIDRAKAAKCSALVLTMDLQILGQRHKDIRNGLSTPPKFTPYSIWQMMQHPVWCMRMLGTKRHTFRNIVGHVSGDHDLASLSAWTASQFDPTLNWSDVKWIKERFGGPVIVKGVLDADDAQAAIDNGADAIVVSNHGGRQLDGAPSTIRVLPEIVDRVGHKTEVYLDSGIRSGQDVIKALAYGAKSTFIGRPMLYGLGAGGEAGVTRVLEIIRKEIDTTMALCGERDILNVGRHNIYSNDIPPRNAPKPQG, encoded by the coding sequence ATGACCGCCATCGACAAGGTTCTGACCGTTGAGGACATGAAGCGGCTGGCGCATCGGCGCGTGCCCAAAATGTTTTTCGAATATGCCGATAGCGGCTCTTATACCGAGAGCACCTATCGGGAGAACGAGAGCGATTTTTCCAAGATCAAGCTCAACCAGAAGGTGGCGGTGAACCTTGAGGGGCGGAACCTCAAGGTCAGGATGCTCGGCCAGGAGATCGCCATGCCGGTGGCCATCGCGCCCGCCGCAACAGGCGGCATGCAGACGGCCGACGGGGAGATCAAGGCGGCGCGGGCGGCAGAGAAGTTCGGCATTCCGTTTTCGCTCTCGACCATGAGCGTATGCTCGATCGAGGACATTGCGGAGAACACGACGGCGCCGTTCTGGTTCCAGCTCTATGTGATGCGGGATCGCGACTTCATCAACCGGCTGATCGACCGGGCCAAGGCAGCCAAATGCTCGGCGCTGGTGCTGACCATGGACCTGCAGATCCTGGGGCAGCGGCACAAGGACATCCGGAACGGGCTCTCCACCCCGCCCAAATTCACGCCCTATTCAATCTGGCAGATGATGCAGCATCCGGTCTGGTGCATGCGCATGCTGGGGACGAAGCGGCATACCTTCCGCAATATTGTGGGGCATGTGAGCGGCGACCATGACCTGGCCTCGCTCTCGGCCTGGACGGCCAGCCAGTTCGACCCGACGCTCAACTGGAGCGATGTCAAATGGATCAAGGAGCGCTTCGGCGGTCCGGTGATCGTCAAGGGCGTGCTGGATGCGGACGATGCCCAAGCCGCCATCGACAATGGCGCCGACGCCATCGTGGTGTCCAACCATGGCGGGCGCCAGCTCGACGGCGCGCCCTCGACCATCCGCGTGCTGCCCGAGATCGTCGACCGGGTCGGCCACAAGACCGAGGTCTATCTCGATAGCGGCATCCGTTCGGGCCAGGACGTGATCAAGGCGCTGGCCTATGGGGCGAAATCGACCTTTATCGGCCGGCCCATGCTCTATGGGCTGGGGGCCGGGGGCGAGGCGGGGGTGACCCGCGTGCTCGAGATCATCCGCAAGGAGATCGACACGACCATGGCGCTGTGCGGCGAGCGCGACATCCTCAATGTCGGGCGGCACAATATCTATTCGAACGACATTCCACCGCGGAACGCGCCGAAGCCGCAGGGCTAA
- the modB gene encoding molybdate ABC transporter permease subunit, with translation MDLPPLLSPIVLTLALALTVTAILVVVATPLALWLAQGRGAGREVVAAVVTLPLVLPPTVMGFYLLLVLGPNGPGGWIAGLWGARTLAFSFAGLVIGGVIASLPFMVQPLRNAFAAIEREVLEGAATLGATRLQRFWRVALPLARPGYLVGAIMSFAHTMGEFGVVLMIGGNIPGQTKVLSIAIYDFVERLEWDRAHVLAGAMVLFGFVVVFATLVMGRGRNTST, from the coding sequence ATGGATCTGCCCCCGCTTCTCTCGCCCATAGTGCTGACCCTTGCCTTGGCGCTCACGGTCACCGCGATTCTGGTAGTCGTGGCGACGCCCCTGGCCTTGTGGCTGGCGCAGGGGCGGGGTGCGGGACGCGAGGTGGTGGCGGCAGTGGTGACGCTGCCGCTGGTGCTGCCGCCCACGGTGATGGGTTTCTACCTGCTGCTGGTGCTGGGTCCCAATGGGCCGGGCGGATGGATTGCCGGTCTCTGGGGCGCGCGAACGCTGGCCTTTTCCTTTGCCGGCCTGGTGATCGGTGGGGTGATCGCTTCGCTGCCCTTCATGGTGCAGCCGCTGCGCAATGCCTTTGCGGCCATCGAGCGCGAAGTGCTGGAGGGGGCCGCGACCCTGGGCGCCACCCGCCTGCAGCGCTTCTGGCGCGTCGCCCTGCCGCTGGCGCGGCCGGGTTATCTGGTTGGCGCCATCATGAGCTTTGCCCATACGATGGGCGAATTCGGCGTCGTGCTGATGATCGGGGGCAATATTCCGGGGCAGACCAAGGTCCTGTCCATCGCCATCTATGACTTTGTCGAGCGGCTGGAATGGGACAGGGCCCATGTGCTGGCCGGGGCCATGGTGCTGTTCGGGTTTGTCGTGGTGTTTGCCACGCTTGTGATGGGGCGGGGTAGAAATACCTCCACCTAA
- the modA gene encoding molybdate ABC transporter substrate-binding protein: MRRVLPALVVAMVPAPSLAETAHVAVAANFTAVAEELEALFEARGEHQLALSFGATGQLYAQISQAAPFEVFLAADTERPELAVSQGLAVEGSFFVYAEGQLALYAPGRDASGGAAVLDGNFDKLAIADPVAAPYGAAAVQTLAALGLYEAIEPRLVMGENISQTLQFVESGNAELGFVAASQVLGKAGVWVVPSELHAPIEQGAVLLKAGEDNAAALAFLDFLRSDEAVAVIEAAGYAVR, translated from the coding sequence ATGCGGCGCGTGCTGCCGGCCCTCGTAGTGGCGATGGTGCCGGCGCCCAGCCTGGCCGAAACGGCCCATGTCGCGGTTGCGGCCAATTTCACTGCCGTGGCGGAAGAGCTCGAGGCCTTGTTCGAGGCCAGGGGTGAGCATCAGCTCGCGCTGAGTTTTGGTGCGACCGGCCAACTCTATGCGCAGATATCGCAGGCGGCGCCGTTCGAGGTCTTCCTGGCGGCGGACACCGAGCGGCCGGAACTGGCAGTGAGCCAGGGGCTCGCGGTTGAGGGCAGTTTCTTCGTCTATGCCGAGGGGCAATTGGCGCTTTATGCGCCGGGGCGCGATGCAAGCGGGGGCGCAGCGGTTCTGGACGGCAATTTCGACAAGCTGGCCATCGCCGACCCGGTGGCGGCGCCCTATGGTGCCGCAGCGGTGCAAACCCTTGCGGCGCTGGGGCTCTATGAGGCCATAGAACCCAGGCTGGTGATGGGCGAGAACATTTCTCAGACGCTGCAGTTCGTCGAAAGCGGCAATGCCGAACTGGGTTTCGTCGCGGCGAGCCAGGTGTTGGGAAAGGCCGGCGTCTGGGTCGTGCCAAGTGAGTTGCATGCGCCGATCGAACAGGGAGCTGTGTTGCTCAAGGCGGGCGAGGACAACGCGGCGGCGCTGGCCTTTCTCGATTTCCTGCGCAGCGATGAGGCCGTGGCCGTAATCGAAGCGGCGGGTTATGCGGTGCGGTGA
- the eda gene encoding bifunctional 4-hydroxy-2-oxoglutarate aldolase/2-dehydro-3-deoxy-phosphogluconate aldolase: MPQDANAIRSILSLAPVVPVIILDDVAQARPLAEALVAGGLPVLEVTLRTPNALKVMEEMAKVTGAIVGSGTVRNAAHMKSSVDAGCRFMVSPGASPRLLDAAEDVAIPLLPGIGTPTEAMTAAERGYSFLKFFPAEALGGAPVLKAFASPLPDITFCPTGGIDPAKAKTYLALPNVICVGGSWIMPADALASGDFARIEALAKEASALRG; the protein is encoded by the coding sequence ATGCCGCAGGACGCCAACGCCATTCGCTCCATTCTCTCGCTTGCGCCGGTGGTGCCGGTCATCATTCTCGATGACGTGGCGCAGGCGCGGCCGCTGGCCGAGGCGCTGGTGGCAGGCGGGCTGCCGGTGCTCGAGGTGACGCTGCGCACGCCCAATGCGCTCAAGGTGATGGAGGAAATGGCCAAGGTGACCGGCGCCATTGTCGGTTCGGGCACCGTGCGCAATGCGGCGCATATGAAGAGTTCGGTCGATGCAGGATGCCGCTTCATGGTGTCACCGGGCGCCTCGCCGCGGCTGCTCGACGCGGCCGAAGATGTCGCCATTCCGCTGTTGCCTGGCATCGGCACCCCGACCGAAGCGATGACCGCGGCCGAGCGTGGCTATTCGTTCCTCAAGTTCTTCCCGGCCGAGGCGCTGGGCGGCGCGCCGGTGCTCAAGGCTTTTGCCTCGCCGCTCCCCGACATCACCTTCTGCCCCACCGGCGGCATCGATCCGGCCAAGGCCAAAACCTATCTGGCGCTGCCCAATGTCATCTGCGTGGGCGGCAGCTGGATCATGCCGGCCGATGCGCTGGCAAGCGGCGATTTCGCGCGAATCGAAGCGCTGGCCAAGGAGGCCAGTGCGCTCAGGGGATGA
- the nadA gene encoding quinolinate synthase NadA, with product MVQTINAVTPLADARAILADSFDLKFSKAVERATEKVFDRVKDKIPEIEWPFYAPLIFQINRLKKEKDAVILAHNYQTPQIYHGVADVVGDSLQLAVEATKVKQSVIVQCGVHFMAETSKLLNPEKTVLIPDSRAGCSLSESITAEDVVAMRAQYPGAPVVTYVNTSAAVKAVTDVCCTSSNALDIVNRVEGDTVIMIPDQYLAQNTARKTHKKIITWAGACEVHETFTAEDISELRHAYPTAKIIAHPECPPEVIDAVDFAGSTAAMIDWVKTTKPPRVVMVTECSMSDNVASETTGVDFLRGCNICPHMKRINLENVLWSLHAMTEEVTIPEEIIAPARLAVERMIELSRKGD from the coding sequence ATGGTTCAGACGATCAATGCGGTAACCCCGCTCGCCGATGCCCGCGCCATTCTGGCCGACAGCTTCGACCTCAAGTTTTCAAAAGCGGTCGAACGCGCCACCGAGAAGGTATTCGACCGCGTCAAGGACAAGATCCCCGAGATCGAATGGCCCTTCTATGCGCCGCTGATTTTTCAGATCAACCGGCTCAAGAAGGAGAAGGATGCGGTCATCCTCGCCCACAATTACCAGACGCCGCAGATCTATCACGGTGTCGCCGACGTGGTGGGCGACAGCCTTCAGCTTGCCGTCGAAGCCACCAAGGTCAAGCAGTCGGTGATCGTCCAGTGCGGCGTGCATTTCATGGCCGAGACCTCCAAGCTGCTGAATCCGGAAAAGACCGTCCTCATCCCCGACAGCCGCGCCGGCTGCTCGCTCAGTGAAAGCATCACTGCCGAGGATGTCGTGGCCATGCGCGCGCAATATCCGGGCGCCCCGGTCGTCACCTATGTGAACACTTCGGCCGCCGTGAAGGCGGTCACCGATGTGTGCTGCACCTCCTCCAATGCGCTCGACATCGTCAATCGCGTCGAGGGCGACACGGTCATCATGATCCCCGACCAGTATCTGGCGCAGAATACCGCCAGGAAGACGCACAAGAAGATCATCACCTGGGCCGGCGCCTGCGAAGTGCACGAAACCTTCACCGCCGAGGACATTTCCGAGCTTCGCCACGCCTATCCCACGGCCAAGATCATTGCCCATCCCGAGTGCCCGCCCGAGGTGATCGACGCAGTCGATTTCGCCGGCTCCACCGCCGCCATGATCGACTGGGTCAAGACCACCAAGCCGCCGCGCGTGGTCATGGTCACCGAATGCTCCATGTCCGACAATGTGGCGAGCGAAACCACCGGCGTCGATTTCCTGCGCGGCTGCAACATCTGCCCGCACATGAAGCGCATCAATCTCGAAAACGTCCTCTGGTCGCTGCACGCCATGACCGAGGAAGTCACCATCCCCGAAGAGATCATCGCCCCCGCCCGCCTGGCGGTCGAACGCATGATCGAGCTCAGCCGCAAGGGCGACTAA
- a CDS encoding RidA family protein: MQYHMISSGPRPVAPFSHAVETDGLVFVTGQMPTDPAAPDAPLPEGIETQTKRVMENLKIVLGGIGLGLEHVAMARIYLTQFERDYAALNALWPSFFEPGKLPARTTVGVTALAVGALVEIDLVAKRP; encoded by the coding sequence ATGCAATATCACATGATTTCCTCCGGGCCGCGTCCCGTCGCTCCCTTCAGCCATGCCGTGGAAACCGACGGCCTGGTGTTTGTCACCGGGCAGATGCCAACCGATCCGGCAGCGCCGGATGCGCCCCTGCCCGAGGGAATAGAGACCCAGACCAAGCGGGTGATGGAGAACCTCAAGATTGTGCTGGGCGGAATCGGGCTGGGGCTCGAGCATGTGGCGATGGCCCGGATCTATCTCACCCAGTTCGAGCGCGACTACGCAGCGCTCAACGCACTCTGGCCGAGCTTTTTCGAACCGGGCAAGCTGCCGGCGCGGACCACGGTGGGGGTGACGGCGCTGGCGGTGGGGGCGCTGGTGGAGATCGACCTGGTGGCGAAGCGGCCGTGA